The following proteins come from a genomic window of Candidatus Bipolaricaulis sibiricus:
- a CDS encoding High-affnity carbon uptake protein Hat/HatR: protein MTIRGLARATGIHAVAFSPDAKALATGAYEDEAALASFSPHGGLLASASQDGEIRLWDLAAGRWILGYWTGMGRTPRALAFSRSGDLLGMTLSFLVPTEPAVLLGALGGTLCWFGCELGSTRLYETCTERRWYQVCGGGGDPWPPIYPDSSGPEVPW from the coding sequence GTGACGATCCGGGGCCTCGCCCGGGCGACCGGGATCCATGCCGTGGCGTTCAGCCCCGACGCGAAGGCGCTCGCCACGGGCGCCTACGAGGACGAGGCGGCCTTGGCAAGCTTCAGCCCACACGGCGGCCTCCTCGCGTCCGCATCGCAGGACGGGGAGATCCGTCTTTGGGACCTCGCCGCCGGGCGGTGGATCCTAGGGTACTGGACCGGCATGGGACGAACCCCGAGGGCGCTTGCCTTCAGCCGGAGCGGAGACCTGCTCGGGATGACTCTGAGCTTTCTCGTCCCAACGGAGCCAGCGGTGCTGCTGGGTGCCCTTGGCGGGACTCTGTGTTGGTTCGGATGCGAGCTCGGTTCTACGCGCTTGTATGAGACCTGCACGGAGCGGCGCTGGTACCAGGTCTGTGGGGGCGGGGGCGATCCATGGCCGCCGATCTACCCGGACAGCAGTGGTCCGGAGGTGCCCTGGTGA